The following proteins are encoded in a genomic region of Arachis ipaensis cultivar K30076 chromosome B02, Araip1.1, whole genome shotgun sequence:
- the LOC107625452 gene encoding magnesium-chelatase subunit ChlH, chloroplastic (The sequence of the model RefSeq protein was modified relative to this genomic sequence to represent the inferred CDS: added 53 bases not found in genome assembly), with protein MASLVSSPFTLPSSKTDQLSAISQRHLFLHSFLPKKANCHGNSSRSSLRVKCAAIGNGLFTQTTPEVRRIVPDKNNNNQNLPTVKIVYVVLEAQYQSSLSAAVRALNSINKDASFEVVGYLVEELRDEATYKTFCKDLEDANVFIGSLIFVEELALKVKAAVEKERERLDAVLVFPSMPEVMRLNKLGSFSMSQLGQSKSPFFQLFKKKKTSSAGFADSMLKLVRTLPKVLKYLPSDKAQDARLYILSLQFWLGGSPDNLQNFLKMISGSYVPALKGTKMEYSEPVLYLDTGIWHPLAPCMYDDVKEYLNWYGTRRDADEKLRSPNAPVIGLILQRSHIVTGDDGHYVAVIMELEARGAKVIPIFAGGLDFSGPVERFLIDPISKKPFVNSVVSLTGFALVGGPARQDHPRAVEALSKLDVPYIVALPLVFQTTEEWLNSTLGLHPIQVALQVALPELDGGMEPIVFAGRDPKTGKSHALHKRVEQLCTRAIKWAELKRKSKEEKRLAITVFSFPPDKGNVGTAAYLNVFASIFSVLKDLEYDGYNVEGLPETPEALIEEVIHDKEAQFSSPNLNIAYKMSVREYQKLTPYATALEENWGKPPGNLNADGENLLVYGKQYGNVFIGVQPTFGYEGDPMRLLFSKSASPHHGFAAYYSFVEKIFKADAVLHFGTHGSLEFMPGKQVGMSDVCYPDSLIGNIPNVYYYAANNPSEATIAKRRSYANTISYLTPPAENAGLYKGLKQLSELISSYQSLKDTGRGPQIVSSIISTAKQCNLDKDVALPDEGEELPAKERDLVVGKVYSKIMEIESRLLPCGLHVIGEPPSALEAVATLVNIAALDRPEDGISSLPSILAETVGRNIEEVYRGSDKGILKDVELLRQITEASRGAITSFVEKTTNKKGQVVDVSNKLTSILGFGINEPWIQYLSNTKFYRADREKLRTLFEFLGECLKLVVADNELGSLKQALEGKYVEPGPGGDPIRNPKVLPTGKNIHALDPQAIPTTAAMQSAKIVVDRLIERQKVDNGGKYPETIALVLWGTDNIKTYGESLAQVLWMIGVRPVADTFGRVNRVEPVSLEELGRPRIDVVVNCSGVFRDLFINQMNLLDRAVKMVAELDEPAEQNFVRKHALEQAQSLGIDVREAATRIFSNASGSYSSNINLAVENSSWNDEKQLQDMYLSRKSFAFDCDAPGAGMMEKRKVFEMALSTADATFQNLDSSEISLTDVSHYFDSDPTNLVQNLRKDGKKPSAYIADTTTANAQVRTLAETVRLDARTKLLNPKWYEGMLSTGYEGVREIEKRLTNTVGWSATSGQVDNWVYEEANTTFIQDEEMLKKLMNTNPNSFRKLVQTFLEANGRGYWETSEDNIEKLRQLYSEVEDKIEGIDR; from the exons ATGGCTTCTTTAGTATCTTCACCATTCACACTACCGAGTTCTAAAACCGACCAACTCTCTGCTATTTCACAGAGACATCTCTTCCTTCATTCTTTCCTTCCAAAGAAGGCAAACTGCCATGGAAACTCATCAAGATCTTCCCTCAGAGTGAAATGTGCTGCAATTGGCAATGGCCTCTTCACACAAACCACACCAGAAGTTCGTAGAATAGTTCCagacaagaacaacaacaaccagAACCTTCCAACGGTTAAGATTGTATATGTGGTTCTTGAAGCTCAGTACCAGTCATCTTTGTCTGCTGCAGTTAGAGCTCTCAACAGCATCAACAAAGATGCTTCCTTTGAGGTTGTTGGTTACTTGGTCGAGGAGCTTCGCGACGAAGCCACTTACAAGACATTCTGCAAGGATTTGGAGGACGCCAATGTCTTCATTGGCTCATTGATCTTTGTGGAGGAACTTGCCCTTAAG GTTAAGGCTGCTGTGGAGAAAGAAAGGGAGAGGCTTGATGCAGTTCTTGTGTTCCCATCAATGCCTGAGGTGATGAGGCTCAACAAATTAGGCTCGTTCAGCATGTCACAGCTTGGACAATCCAAGAGCCCCTTTTTTCAgctcttcaagaagaagaagacctCTTCTGCAGGTTTCGCTGACAGCATGTTGAAGCTTGTGAGGACACTGCCAAAGGTTTTGAAGTACTTGCCAAGTGATAAGGCTCAAGATGCTAGGCTCTATATCCTGAGCCTGCAGTTTTGGCTTGGCGGTTCGCCTGATAACTTGCAGAATTTCTTGAAGATGATTTCGGGGTCTTATGTTCCGGCCTTGAAAGGGACAAAGATGGAGTATTCGGAGCCAGTTTTGTACTTGGACACCGGAATTTGGCATCCTTTAGCACCTTGTATGTATGATGATGTTAAGGAGTATTTGAATTGGTATGGAACAAGAagggatgctgatgagaagcttAGGAGTCCGAATGCGCCGGTAATTGGTTTGATTTTGCAGAGGAGCCATATTGTGACTGGAGATGATGGTCATTACGTGGCTGTGATCATGGAGCTGGAGGCCAGAGGGGCCAAGGTTATTCCGATTTTCGCTGGAGGACTTGACTTTTCGGGACCAGTGGAGAGGTTCTTGATTGATCCAATTAGTAAGAAACCGTTTGTGAATTCGGTTGTGTCCCTAACCGGCTTCGCCCTTGTTGGAGGCCCTGCCAGGCAAGACCATCCGAGAGCAGTTGAGGCATTGAGCAAGCTAGATGTTCCTTATATTGTTGCATTGCCATTGGTGTTCCAGACAACAGAAGAGTGGCTGAACAGTACTTTGGGTTTGCACCCAATTCAGGTTGCTCTTCAAGTTGCCTTACCCGAACTAGACGGTGGTATGGAGCCAATAGTTTTTGCTGGCCGAGATCCAAAAACTG GAAAATCTCACGCTCTTCACAAGAGAGTGGAGCAGCTCTGCACTAGGGCGATCAAGTGGGCTGAACTGAAAAGAAAATCAAAG GAAGAGAAGAGACTAGCAATTACTGTCTTTAGTTTCCCACCAGACAAAGGAAATGTAGGAACTGCTGCCTACCTGAATGTCTTTGCCTCCATATTCTCTGTTCTCAAAGATCTTGAGTATGATGGTTACAATGTTGAGGGACTTCCGGAGACTCCAGAAGCCTTGATCGAAGAAGTAATACATGACAAAGAAGCTCAATTCAGCAGCCCTAATCTGAACATTGCTTACAAAATGAGTGTCCGGGAATACCAAAAACTTACTCCCTACGCCACAGCACTAGAAGAAAACTGGGGAAAACCACCGGGGAATCTGAATGCGGATGGAGAGAACCTGTTGGTATATGGTAAACAATATGGTAATGTTTTCATAGGTGTTCAGCCCACCTTTGGTTATGAAGGCGATCCTATGCGGTTGCTTTTCTCTAAATCTGCTAGCCCACATCATGGATTTGCAGCCTATTACTCTTTCGTCGAGAAAATATTCAAAGCCGATGCTGTCCTTCACTTCGGGACACATGGTTCACTTGAATTCATGCCTGGAAAGCAGGTTGGGATGAGTGATGTATGTTACCCAGACAGTCTCATTGGCAATATTCCCAATGTCTATTACTATGCTGCAAACAATCCTTCTGAAGCCACCATAGCAAAACGTAGGAGTTATGCCAACACCATTAGCTATCTCACTCCTCCGGCAGAAAATGCAGGACTCTACAAAGGTCTGAAGCAACTAAGTGAACTCATTTCGTCGTACCAGTCTCTCAAGGACACTGGCCGTGGGCCACAAATTGTCAGTTCAATTATCAGCACAGCCAAACAATGCAATCTTGACAAGGATGTCGCCCTGCCGGACGAGGGCGAAGAGCTCCCAGCTAAAGAGAGAGACCTTGTAGTTGGAAAGGTGTATTCTAAGATCATGGAGATCGAGTCTCGCCTTTTGCCATGTGGGCTGCATGTCATTGGTGAGCCCCCATCAGCCTTGGAAGCAGTTGCTACTCTGGTGAATATTGCTGCTCTTGACCGTCCTGAAGATGGCATTTCTTCACTCCCATCTATACTAGCTGAGACTGTGGGAAGAAACATAGAGGAAGTTTATAGAGGGAGCGACAAAGGAATACTGAAGGACGTGGAGCTCCTTCGGCAAATAACCGAAGCGTCCCGTGGAGCAATTACTTCCTTTGTGGAGAAAACAACTAATAAGAAGGGTCAAGTTGTTGATGTATCAAATAAACTtacctcaatccttgggttcggCATAAATGAGCCATGGATTCAGTACTTGTCAAACACCAAATTCTACCGTGCTGATAGGGAAAAACTCAGAACATTGTTCGAGTTTTTGGGGGAGTGTCTGAAGTTGGTTGTGGCTGACAATGAATTGGGAAGTTTGAAACAAGCTTTGGAGGGTAAATACGTCGAGCCAGGACCCGGTGGTGATCCAATTAGAAATCCTAAAGTTCTGCCAACTGGAAAGAACATTCATGCGCTCGACCCACAAGCTATTCCTACTACTGCAGCAATGCAGAGTGCTAAAATAGTAGTAGACAGATTGATTGAGAGGCAGAAGGTTGATAATGGAGGGAAGTATCCTGAAACTATTGCACTTGTATTATGGGGAACAGACAATATCAAAACATATGGTGAATCCCTGGCTCAGGTCTTGTGGATGATTGGTGTGAGACCAGTGGCCGATACTTTCGGAAGGGTCAACCGTGTGGAACCTGTCAGTCTTGAAGAGCTTGGAAGGCCTAGGATTGATGTCGTCGTTAATTGCTCGGGAGTGTTCAGAGACCTTTTCATCAATCAG ATGAATCTTCTGGATAGAGCAGTGAAGATGGTCGCCGAGTTAGACGAACCAGCCGAGCAGAACTTTGTAAGGAAGCATGCATTGGAGCAAGCTCAATCCCTCGGGATTGATGTTCGGGAAGCTGCAACAAGGATCTTCTCCAACGCCTCAGGGTCATACTCTTCAAACATTAACCTGGCTGTGGAGAACTCCTCATGGAATGATGAGAAGCAGCTTCAGGACATGTACCTTAGCCGAAAGTCTTTCGCATTCGACTGTGATGCTCCCGGTGCAGGCATGATGGAAAAGAGAAAAGTGTTCGAGATGGCTCTGAGCACAGCAGACGCCACATTCCAAAACCTTGACTCATCAGAAATCTCCCTCACTGATGTCAGCCATTACTTTGACTCGGACCCAACTAACTTGGTTCAAAATCTAAGGAAAGATGGGAAGAAGCCAAGTGCTTACATTGCTGACACCACCACAGCCAATGCGCAG GTGCGGACCCTTGCTGAGACGGTTCGAC
- the LOC107625451 gene encoding protein N-terminal glutamine amidohydrolase, with product MVLDWKGADQGATTSTMEQLISDVSHFHHTPFYCEENVYLLCKKLCTDGIANAEGSDIFVVFISNEKKQIPLWNQKASHRADGVILWDYHVICIQINQGGGPPQVWDLDSSLPFPSPLPSYISETIRPSFKLFSDFNRLFRVVHAPIFLRCFASDRRHMKDSDGNWMQEPPQHEPIVAEDGTVHNLNEYMNISAANATTDFTSIKHELYTQKHGVVIKENQLEELFSQIALQ from the exons ATGGTGTTGGATTGGAAGGGTGCTGATCAAGGAGCAACAACATCAACTATGGAGCAACTAATTTCGGATGTTTCTCACTTCCACCATACCCCTTTTTATTG TGAGGAGAATGTATATTTGCTTTGCAAGAAGTTGTGCACTGATGGGATAGCCAATGCTGAAGGATCTGATATTTTTGTTGTTTTCATTTCCAATGAAAAGAAGCAG ATCCCACTCTGGAATCAGAAGGCTAGCCACAGAGCAGATGGCGTTATTCTCTGGGATTATCATGTAATTTGCATTCAG ATAAATCAAGGAGGTGGCCCTCCTCAAGTTTGGGATTTAGATTCAAGTCTTCCTTTTCCTTCCCCTCTACCTTCATATATATCTGAAACAATTCGGCCATCTTTCAAGCTATTTTCTGATTTTAATAG GTTATTTCGTGTTGTGCATGCTCCGATATTCCTTCGATGTTTTGCATCCGACAGAAGACACATGAAAGATTCTGATGGAAACTGGATGCAAGAACCTCCTCAGCATGAACCCATTGTTGCTGAAG ACGGAACAGTGCATAATCTGAATGAATACATGAACATATCTGCTGCAAATGCTACTACTGATTTCACTTCGATCAAACATGAACTTTATACGCAGAAACATGGTGTCGTGATAAAGGAAAATCAGCTGGAGGAATTATTTTCCCAGATTGCTTTACAATAG
- the LOC107627387 gene encoding uncharacterized protein LOC107627387, with product MSNSRDRGSGRDVLNNEGRSISVSSVGSAGARKKKRFIVPKCNCGIHAILFMSSIHSNPNRLFFGCPNFKTAEYHCKYFLWLDEYISLFEKEQINDDSLYGRNPKQNHLLDAAVSMEEKVTKLEDRVLG from the exons ATGAGCAATAGTAGAGATCGTGGGAGTGGAAGAGATGTGTTGAACAATGAGGGTAGGAGTATTTCTGTGAGCTCCGTTGGCAGTGCTGGAgcgaggaagaagaaaagattcATTGTCCCAAAATGCAATTGTGGGATTCATGCAATTCTATTCATGTCATCAATACATTCGAACCCTAATAGGCTATTCTTTGGATGCCCAAATTTTAAG ACTGCAGAATATCATTGCAAATATTTTCTATGGCTGGATGAATATATTTCACTATTTGAAAAGGAGCAAATAAATGATGACAGTCTTTATGGTCGGAATCCAAAGCAAAATCATTTGTTGGATGCAGCTGTTTCGATGGAAGAGAAAGTGACTAAGCTAGAGGACAGAGTTCTGGGTTAG
- the LOC107627385 gene encoding uncharacterized protein LOC107627385: MSRYVNFMKKLLSEKRPLKGGQTVVLTIECSTIIQRNLSSKKPDPGSFQIPCTIGNNTFERGLCDLGESINLMPPSVMKKLQIQEVKPTRIDLQLVDKSVRQ, translated from the coding sequence ATGTCGAGGTATGTTAACTTCATGAAGAAATTGTTGTCGGAGAAAAGACCCTTGAAGGGAGGCCAAACAGTGGTGCTAACAATAGAGTGTAGTACGATCATTCAAAGGAATTTGTCAAGTAAGAAGCCAGATCCTGGAAGTTTTCAAATCCCATGTACCATTGGAAACAACACCTTTGAAAGAGGATTGTGTGATTTAGGGGAGAGTATCAATCTGATGCCACCTTCTGTGATGAAAAAACTACAAATTCAAGAGGTGAAACCTACAAGAATAGATCTTCAATTGGTAGACAAATCTGTAAGACAGTAA